Below is a genomic region from Enterobacteriaceae bacterium ESL0689.
ATGATTGACCTGATAAGTCGCCCTGGCACCGATAGTATCAGTAGAGGGTAATAAACGGTGCAACTGTGCAAAATTGGTTTCACACAAGCGCATCATGGCCGGAAAATCAGGCGTATAACGTTTCATTTCATCCACTCAGCCTGTAATTGATGATAGTGCAATTGTAGCCATTGCAAGGCGATGACGGCGGCGGCATTGTCAATTTTGCCCTCTTCGAGCCACTGATAAGCACACGCCCGGCTCACCACATGAACGCGGATATCTTCATGCTCTTCGGCGAGACCGTGAACCCCTTTGGCGGTTGTTGCGTCCACTTCGCCCACCAGGATAGATAACCGTTCATGAAGACCACCCGGGCTTGAAAGATAACTGATAACCGGTTTGACGCGCGCCACTTTGATACCAGCTTCCTCTTCCGCTTCACGGCGCACGACCTCTTCAGGGGTCTCGCCCGCTTCTTTTTTTCCGGCAATAATTTCCAGTTGCCAGGGGGTGTCAGCGACATCATACGCGGCGATCCGAATCTGTTCGATTAGGACCACTTCGTCACGTCGTGGGTCAAAAGGGAGCAAAGCGGCCGCATTATCACTGTAAAAAACTTCGCGCCTGACTTCACCGCTCCAGCCACCATTAAACAAACGATGGCGAAAACGGTATCGATCCAGTGAAAAAAAACCACGATACAATGGTTCGCGTGCAATAATTTCTACATCATCTTTCGTAAAGGTAACGCCAGGCTGATTAAGATTACGCATAATTTTTACCTCGTATATTCAAAAGCAGGATTTTATAAGTGGTTTGACTACCGTTTTTCAGTTTGTATGTTAGATTGACGTAAACTAACGCCAGATGGCACGTAACGCTAACCTTTTACCTGGAAAGAATCGCTACAATCCGCAAATATAGACAATTTGGGTTGCCTTTATGCTTCACAACAAGGAATGCAAATGAAGAAATTTTTCCCCATCCTTATCGGCTTGGGTTTGACTGGTTTTAGTACGCTAAGCCAGGCAGAAGACCTGATACAGGTTTATCAACAAGCGCGTGTCAGCAATCCTGATCTGCGTAAATCGGCTGCAGACCGCGATGCTGCGTTTGAAAAAATCAATGAATCACGGAGTCCGTTGTTGCCTCAGCTGGGTCTGGGGGCTGATTATAACTATAACAATGGTTATCGTGATGCCAATGGCGTCAACTCCAGAGCAGCCGGGGGCTCACTGCAGCTCACACAAACCCTGTTCGATTTATCGAAATGGCGTGCTCTGACACTGCAGGAAAAAACCGCCGGTATCCAGGATGTCGCCTATCAATCCGATCAGCAAACGCTGATCCTCAATACCGCGACGGCTTACTTTAATGTCCTCAGTGCGATTGATTCACTTTCCTATGTTGAGGCGCAAAAACAGGCTATCTATCGCCAGTTAGATCAGACAACACAACGTTTTAACGTTGGTCTCGTGGCCATTACTGACGTACAAAATGCCCGTTCACAATATGATTCCGTGCTGGCGAGTGAAGTCACCGCGCGCAATAATCTTGATAACAGGATGGAAGAGTTACGTCAGATCACCGGTAATAGCTATCCGATGCTGGCGTCACTGAATATTCAGACCTTTACCACCAGTAAACCGCAGGCGGTGAACACCCTGCTGAAAGAAGCAGAAAGCCGTAATCTGTCCCTGTTGCAGGCGCGTCTGGGTGAAGATCTGGCGCGTGAGCAAATCCGTCAGGCACAGGATGGACATCTGCCAGTGCTGGGACTCAGCGCGTCAACCGGTGTGACCCGAACCCGCTATAGCGGTTCTCAGACAAACAATGGCCGATATTCTGATAATAATATGGGACAAAATACCGTCGGTCTGAGTTTCTCGTTACCGTTATATCAGGGCGGACGGGTCAACTCACAAGTCAAACAGGCTCAGTTCAACTTTGTTAGCGCCAGTGAGCAACTGGAAAGTACGCACCGTAAAGTCGTGCAAACGGTTCACTCCTCATTTAACAATGTCAATGCCTCCATCAGTAGCATTAATGCTTATAAGCAGGCTGTGGTGTCGGCGCAAAGTTCGCTGGACGCGATGGAAGCGGGCTATTCAGTCGGAACCCGTACTATTGTTGATGTGCTCAATGCCACCACCATGCTGTACGACGCGAAACAACAGCTCTCCAGCGCGCGCTATAATTATCTGATTCACCAGCTCAATATTAAATCCGCGCTCGGAACACTTAATGAGCAGGATCTGGTGACGATGAATAAGACGCTGGGGCAACCTGTCTCTACATCGCCGGATGTTGTCGCACCAGAAAACCACTGACTGATACCATTGATGCCGCATCAGCGGCATCTTTCGGTCACCGCCAGGAGGATCGCCGTGGTCAATATTTTTGGTTATCTACCGCAGTTGTCAAAAAATATTCTGTTGTTTTATCATACGTTACTTCATTTCTCACCCTGTATCCTCTATTCTCTACTTATTAATATGTGCCGGAATCGTATCCTGCTGAACATGGAAAAAAAGAGCATGAAACGGACAAAAAATATTAACCATTCTGCTTTCCGCAAGTATTGGGGAGCACGCCATCTGACCCCAGTTGCCCTTGCCATAGCCGCGACCTTCACGCTCGCCGGATGTGAAAAATCTGATGAAACAGTATCTCTGTATCAAAACGCAGAGGACTGCTCGGCCGCTAACCCGGATAAACGCGCAGAATGTACGACAGCATTCAACGCCGCTGAACAGGAAGCCGCCCGTACCGCACCTAAATATGACACCCATGAAGACTGCATTGCTGAATTTGGTGAAGGCCAGTGTCGTCAGGAATATCAGAGACACGGAGGCAGTATCTGGATGCCACTGATGGCAGGATATATGATGGCGCGGATGACCGGCGGTGGCTTTGGTGCACAACAACCGTTGTTCACCTCAAAGACCCCGACGAGTCCCGCCTATGGCCAGTATACGGATGCCAGTGGGAGGAGCTACGGCGCTGCGCAGCCAGGCCGGACAATCAATGTGCCCAAGAGCGCCATGGCGCCTAAACCGACAACCACCCGTACTATCACCCGTGGCGGTTTTGGTCAGAGCGTAACACAACAGGCGGCTATGCAGCGCCACGCCGCGAGTTCTAAATCATCATCAAGACATTCTACGGGTGGCTAAATCAGTATGGAAAGAATCACTATTGCCGAACGCCCGGACTGGCGCGAAAAGGCAACTGAATATGGCTTCAACTTTCATACTCTGTATGGCGAACCCTACTGGAGTGAAGAAGCCTATTATAAATTCACCCTGCCACAGGTTGAAAAGCTGGAGGAGGTCACGGCTGAACTTCACCAGATGTGCCTGCAGGTGGTGGAGAAAGTCGTTGCCAGCGATGCGCTGATGACCCGATTTTGTATTCCAGAGCATAGCTGGAATTTCGTCCGCCATGCCTGGCAAACCCGGCAACCGTCACTCTATTCGCGCCTTGATCTTGCCTGGGATGGGACAGGAGAGCCCAAACTACTGGAAAACAATGCGGATACGCCCACCTCGTTATACGAAGCGGCTTTCTTTCAGTGGATCTGGCTGGAAGATCAGCTCAATGCCGGTTTATTACCGCCAGGCAGCGATCAATTCAACAGCCTGCAGGAAAAATTAATTGACCGTTTTACGATATTACGCGAGCAGTTTGGTTTCCCGCAACTGCATGTCGCCTGTTGTCGTGACAGTGAAGAAGATCGCGGCACGGTTCAGTATCTCCAGGATTGCGCGGCAGAAGCCGGGATCAGCACAGATTTTCTCTATATAGACGATATCGGCCTGGGCGAGAAAGGTCAGTTTACCGATCTGCAGGATCAGGTGATCAGCAATCTGTTTAAGCTCTATCCGTGGGAATATATGCTACGCGATATATTTTCTACCAAACTGGACGATGCTGGTGTTCGCTGGCTGGAACCCGCCTGGAAGTGTATTCTTTCTAATAAGGCGCTGCTGCCCCTGCTCTGGGAAATGTTTCCTCATCATCCGAATCTGCTGCCGGCCTATTTTTATGATGATACCTCTCCTCATATGGATAAGTACGTTGTCAAGCCGCTTTTCTCCCGTGAAGGGGCGAATGTTTCGATCATCGAAAAAGGTCACGTTGTGGAAACGGTCGAAGGCCCCTATGGTGAAGAGGGCATGATCCGGCAGCAATTCCACCCGTTACCTCAGTTTGGTGATAGTTATACGCTAATCGGTAGCTGGCTGGTGGACGATCAACCGGCAGGTATTGGTATTCGTGAAGATCGGGCATTGATTACTCAGGATCTCTCGCGCTTCTATCCCCATATTTTTGTCGAATAACACCGATCCCGGTGATGGTTCACCTGTCACCGGGGACGGTTAATCATATGGGCGCATTGACGTTTATCAGCTGGCTTGCTGTTCATGCTGACGACGCCAGGCAATCAGATCAGCAATGGTTACCACCGGCATATTGTGCTGACGGGCAAATGCAACACATTGCGGTGCCCGCGCCATAGAGCCATCATCGTTCGTCAGCTCGCACAGTACCCCGGCTGGCTTCAGTCCCGCCAGTGTCATCAGATCGATAGTGGCTTCGGTATGCCCGCCACGCACCAGCACACCGCCCGGCTGCGCACGTAACGGGAAAACATGACCTGGGCGATTCAGATCGCTGGGTCTGGCGTCATCAGCAATCGCGGCACGTATTGTGGTCACCCGATCAGAGGCTGAAACACCCGTGGTGACACCCGCTGCAGCTTCTATAGTGACCGTAAATCCCGTGCCATATGCGCTGGTGTTATGCTCGACCATCATCGGCAGATCAAGCTGCTGACGACGCTGGTCGGTCAGGCACAAACACACAATGCCACTGCCGTGACGAATGGTCAGCGCCATCTGTTCGACGGTCATATTTTCGGCCGCAAAAACCATATCACCTTCATTTTCGCGGTTTTCATCATCAAGGACTATCACGCCACGCCCTTCGCGCAGCGCATCGCAGGCACGTTGTACACGTTCAAAAGCAGTACCGAATGTGGAAAAAAGCGACTGATTCATGGTAAAAAGCCTCAGTAAAATTATGGTTACCAGAATCAGGGCAGTCTTAGGAGTGCCGGTTAAGCGGCAGAAGTTAACGCGAGCGGATCAATACCCGGCTGAGCTGTTACTCTCTCCCATCCGGACTATTACCGTCGGCTCCGGGATCACACCGGATCTGCTGACCTTTTTGCTGGCGCAAAAAGCGCTTGCGGGCTTTCAACGCGATATCGGCAATATTATTGCCGATTGATATCTCATTGATTTACCGCCGGTGGGGAATTACACCCCGCCCTGAGAATAAACGTTGTCACTATAACGCGATTGCACAAACCCGGCAATGTCTCTTTCAGCGTGTATTTTATCTCTTCGTCACAGGATGAGAAAACGACAAACATTTCTGATTAAGGTATTATCATCGGTACTACACTTAACTGATCACTGTGCGCTGAAGTAAGAGGTAATGATGATTGACCCGAAAAAAATCGAGCAACTCGCCCGCCAGATCCATGAATCTATCCCAAAAAGTCTTCGTGATTTTGGTGAGGATATGGAGAAAAAGATCCGTCAGATACTTCAGAGCCAGTTAACCCGCCTGGATTTGGTCAGCCGTGAAGAGTTTGATGTGCAGACTGAAGTGTTGCTGCGCACCCGCGAAAAACTGGCTTTACTGGAACAGCGTATGAGTCAACTGGAAAATCGTCTCGCGATGACCGAGCCCACAGAAAAAGCAAACTCACCGGATACCCCGTAAAAATATTCTGCCAGCGACGGATTGACGAATAAGGTGGGTTTTATGTGCCTGCTTACCATAAGCTAAAAAAGCCGCCTGTTGGTCATTTATCCTCGATTTATCATCGATGTGTTTTCTGAGAATAACAGCTCTCCCGGTTTTCTGGCGTGGGTATAATCAGTCAGATTACGCCGTATTCGGCAATGATATACATTTGGCCGTGGTACTGTACGGCGGCAAAAATTTAACGATCAATAATCTCCAGCCGACAGGGCGCATGCGCCAGAAAAAGATATGCGGCATGAATGATAATAATTTATTCTCTGTTGCGAAAAATAACGCATTGGCAAGTGGGCTGAGTCCTGTTACAACGTTAATTTAATATTACTACTCTTATAAATGGCAAAAAAATTATGAATCATCACCA
It encodes:
- the nudF gene encoding ADP-ribose diphosphatase; this translates as MRNLNQPGVTFTKDDVEIIAREPLYRGFFSLDRYRFRHRLFNGGWSGEVRREVFYSDNAAALLPFDPRRDEVVLIEQIRIAAYDVADTPWQLEIIAGKKEAGETPEEVVRREAEEEAGIKVARVKPVISYLSSPGGLHERLSILVGEVDATTAKGVHGLAEEHEDIRVHVVSRACAYQWLEEGKIDNAAAVIALQWLQLHYHQLQAEWMK
- a CDS encoding DUF1190 family protein; translated protein: MKRTKNINHSAFRKYWGARHLTPVALAIAATFTLAGCEKSDETVSLYQNAEDCSAANPDKRAECTTAFNAAEQEAARTAPKYDTHEDCIAEFGEGQCRQEYQRHGGSIWMPLMAGYMMARMTGGGFGAQQPLFTSKTPTSPAYGQYTDASGRSYGAAQPGRTINVPKSAMAPKPTTTRTITRGGFGQSVTQQAAMQRHAASSKSSSRHSTGG
- a CDS encoding glutathionylspermidine synthase family protein, with the protein product MERITIAERPDWREKATEYGFNFHTLYGEPYWSEEAYYKFTLPQVEKLEEVTAELHQMCLQVVEKVVASDALMTRFCIPEHSWNFVRHAWQTRQPSLYSRLDLAWDGTGEPKLLENNADTPTSLYEAAFFQWIWLEDQLNAGLLPPGSDQFNSLQEKLIDRFTILREQFGFPQLHVACCRDSEEDRGTVQYLQDCAAEAGISTDFLYIDDIGLGEKGQFTDLQDQVISNLFKLYPWEYMLRDIFSTKLDDAGVRWLEPAWKCILSNKALLPLLWEMFPHHPNLLPAYFYDDTSPHMDKYVVKPLFSREGANVSIIEKGHVVETVEGPYGEEGMIRQQFHPLPQFGDSYTLIGSWLVDDQPAGIGIREDRALITQDLSRFYPHIFVE
- the ribB gene encoding 3,4-dihydroxy-2-butanone-4-phosphate synthase encodes the protein MNQSLFSTFGTAFERVQRACDALREGRGVIVLDDENRENEGDMVFAAENMTVEQMALTIRHGSGIVCLCLTDQRRQQLDLPMMVEHNTSAYGTGFTVTIEAAAGVTTGVSASDRVTTIRAAIADDARPSDLNRPGHVFPLRAQPGGVLVRGGHTEATIDLMTLAGLKPAGVLCELTNDDGSMARAPQCVAFARQHNMPVVTIADLIAWRRQHEQQAS
- a CDS encoding accessory factor UbiK family protein, with translation MIDPKKIEQLARQIHESIPKSLRDFGEDMEKKIRQILQSQLTRLDLVSREEFDVQTEVLLRTREKLALLEQRMSQLENRLAMTEPTEKANSPDTP